The window TGTAATGCATTGTATGTCCCAGAATAGGTCCCATTCTTCTACCCTTTCCGGGTAGTCGATGGCTATTCACAGCTACTACCTTAACAccaaagaagagttcgacccaatGCTTTATTTCTGTCTTAGTGAATCCCGATTCGACATTAAAAGTATATTGATTCTTTCCCAATAAACGAAGACTCTTTTCTGTAAATACTGCGTATTTGATTCCATTATCGTACGATAATACTATATTTTGATTTATATTTGTTTATTGTATTATACCTTTCTATATTCTAGATATATAGAATAGAAGAATCTCGATTTGTCAAGTCTCATGATCGTATCAAGATCTATTTCAATTCGGCTCAGTCTTTTTTTTTTTTAGAAAAGATTGAGCCGAATTGAATTGCAATCAATTAGAGGAATAAAGAAGAATTACTGCATTTCTTAACTTATTTTTTCTCTTTCTATTTtgcttttttttttattttatatgGTATCCATCGCTTTGAAACCATCAAATTTGATCTCCTTCCATATTTCACAAGCTGCGGCTAGTTCAGCACTCCATTTGCAAGCTGCTTTGATAATTTCATTACCTTCACGAGCAAGATCGCGCCCTTCGTTACGAGCTTGTACACAGGCTTCTAAAGCCACACGATTAGCTGCTGCACCAGGTGCATTTCCCCAAGGATGTCCTAAAGTTCCTCCACCAAATTGTAATACGGAATCATCTCCAAAGATTTCGGTCAGAGCTGGCATATGCCAAACATGAATACCCCCAGAAGCCACCGGTATAACACCTGGCATGGATACCCAGTCCTGAGTGAAAAAGATACCGCGAGAACGATCTTTTTCAATAAAATCATCGCGCAATAAATCAACAAAACCTAAAGTTATTTCGCGTTCCCCTTCTAACTTACCTACTACTGTACCGGAGTGGATATGATCTCCCCCCGACATACGCAATGCTTTAGCTAATACACGGAAATGCATACCATGATTTTTCTGTCTATCAATAACTGCATGCATTGCTCGGTGAATGTGAAGAAGTAGGCCGTTGTCGCGGCAATAATGAGACAAAGTAGTATTTGCGGTGAATCCTCCTGTTAAGTAGTCATGCATTACAATAGGAACCCCTAATTCCCTTGCAAATACAGCTCTCTTAATCATTTCTTCGCATGTACCTGCAGTCGCATTCAAGTAATGCCCCTTGATTTCACCAGTTTCGGCTTGTGCTTTATAAATTGCTTCGGCACAAAAGACAAAACGGTCTCTCCAGCGCATAAATGGTTGTGAGTTTACGTTTTCATCATCTTTGGTAAAATCAAGTCCACCGCGTAGACACTCATAACACGCTCTACCGTAATTTTTTGCGGATAATCCCAATTTTGGTTTAATAGTACATCCCAATAAAGGACGACCGTACTTGTTCAACTTATCCCTTTCAACTTGGATACCGTGAGGCGGACCTTGGAAAGTTTTTGAATAAGCAGGGGGAATTCGTAGATCCTCCAAACGTAGAGCGCGTAAGGCTTTGAAACCAAATACGTTACCCACAATGGAAGTAAACATGTTAGTAACAGAACCCTCTTCAAATAGGTCTAATGGATAAGCTACATAACAGATATATTGATCTGGGTCCCCAGGAACGGGCTCGATGTGATAGCATCGTCCTTTGTAACGATCAAGACTGGTAAGTCCATCAGTCCAAACAGTTGTCCATGTACCAGTAGAAGATTCCGCAGCTACTGCAGCTCCTGCTTCTTCAGGCGGAACCCCGAGCTGAGGAGTTACTCGGAATGCTGCCAAGATATCAGTATCCTTGGTTTCGTACTCCGGGGTGTAGTAAGTCAATTTATAATCCTTAACACCAGCTTTAAATCCAACACTTGCTTTAGTTTCTGTTTGTGGTGACATAAGTCCCTCCCTACAACTCATGAATTAAGAATTCTCACAACGACAGGGTCTACTCGATATGGATTAGGCGTAAATGAAACCTTTGCAAAAATCTAAAAAAAAAGATATTTAATTAATATCAACTCATTAAATAAAAAAAGGAGTATGCTTAAGTTAATGAATATGTTTTTCATATATAATGTGTACACCCTGTGTACGTTCTATCCTATAGGAATTTTACTATAGGAATTCGATAGGAAGGAATTCGATAGGAATTGAGTTGTTGTTATGGTAAGTTAACACGGTTCGTTATTAAACCGTGGATTTGATTCACCAAATCCATCATTATTGTATACTCTTTGATAGATATAGCGCAACCCAAACCCTAATCTTTATTTTACAATTTTTAAAGTTCTTCCCCTTTGATATTTTGAATCTAAATACCTAAATACTAAGAAAATTCTCTGTTGACAGCAATCTATGCTTCACAGTAGTATATATTTTGTATATCGAAGTCCTAGATAGGAAAGTAGAGTAGGCACAGATCCTTCACAAAAGGCGAAATTTATATGAAAAAAATGGATTGAACTTTCCAACGGATTCATTCCATAAGTAAACGATTGAATGGGATTCGCTTGGGCAACGAAATCAAGTGCgagtccccttttcttttttattgAATTAACTAATTCATTTCCTTTTGACTTTTGGATTTTTGGATATTTTTTTTGATTTGGCATTATTCAACAAGAAAAAAAATTTCGACAAATTCCTTTTTTTTTGAAAATTATGTGATAATTATGAGAACCAATCCTACTACTTCGCGTCCCGGGATTTCCACAATTGAAGAAAAAAGCGTAGGGCGTATTGATCAAATTATTGGACCCGTGCTGGATATCACTTTTCCCCCGGGCAAGTTGCCTTATATTTATAATGCTTTGATAGTCAAGAGTCGAGACACTGCCGATAAGCAAATTAATGTGACTTGTGAGGTACAACAATTATTAGGAAATAATCGAGTTAGAGCTGTGGCTATGAGTGCTACAGAGGGGTTGATGAGAGGAATGGAAGTGATTGACACGGGAACTCCTCTCAGTGTTCCAGTCGGTGGAGCTACTCTCGGACGAATTTTTAACGTTCTTGGGGAGCCTATTGACAATTTGGGTCCTGTGGATACTAGTGCAACATTTCCTATTCATAGATCTGCGCCTGCCTTTATCGAGTTAGATACGAAATTATCTATCTTTGAAACAGGTATTAAGGTGGTCGATCTTTTAGCTCCCTATCGACGTGGAGGAAAAATCGGACTGTTTGGGGGGGCAGGAGTAGGTAAAACAGTACTCATCATGGAATTAATCAATAACATTGCTAAAGCTCATGGAGGCGTATCCGTATTTGGCGGAGTAGGGGAACGGACTCGTGAAGGAAATGATCTTTATATGGAAATGAAGGAATCCGGAGTAATTAATGAAAAAAATATTGAGGAATCAAAGGTAGCTCTAGTCTATGGCCAAATGAATGAACCGCCGGGAGCTCGTATGAGAGTTGGTTTAACTGCCCTAA of the Zea mays cultivar B73 unplaced genomic scaffold, Zm-B73-REFERENCE-NAM-5.0 scaffold_253, whole genome shotgun sequence genome contains:
- the LOC118474331 gene encoding ribulose bisphosphate carboxylase large chain; translated protein: MSCREGLMSPQTETKASVGFKAGVKDYKLTYYTPEYETKDTDILAAFRVTPQLGVPPEEAGAAVAAESSTGTWTTVWTDGLTSLDRYKGRCYHIEPVPGDPDQYICYVAYPLDLFEEGSVTNMFTSIVGNVFGFKALRALRLEDLRIPPAYSKTFQGPPHGIQVERDKLNKYGRPLLGCTIKPKLGLSAKNYGRACYECLRGGLDFTKDDENVNSQPFMRWRDRFVFCAEAIYKAQAETGEIKGHYLNATAGTCEEMIKRAVFARELGVPIVMHDYLTGGFTANTTLSHYCRDNGLLLHIHRAMHAVIDRQKNHGMHFRVLAKALRMSGGDHIHSGTVVGKLEGEREITLGFVDLLRDDFIEKDRSRGIFFTQDWVSMPGVIPVASGGIHVWHMPALTEIFGDDSVLQFGGGTLGHPWGNAPGAAANRVALEACVQARNEGRDLAREGNEIIKAACKWSAELAAACEIWKEIKFDGFKAMDTI
- the LOC118474330 gene encoding ATP synthase subunit beta, chloroplastic-like produces the protein MRTNPTTSRPGISTIEEKSVGRIDQIIGPVLDITFPPGKLPYIYNALIVKSRDTADKQINVTCEVQQLLGNNRVRAVAMSATEGLMRGMEVIDTGTPLSVPVGGATLGRIFNVLGEPIDNLGPVDTSATFPIHRSAPAFIELDTKLSIFETGIKVVDLLAPYRRGGKIGLFGGAGVGKTVLIMELINNIAKAHGGVSVFGGVGERTREGNDLYMEMKESGVINEKNIEESKVALVYGQMNEPPGARMRVGLTALTMAEYFRDVNKQDVLLFIDNIFRFVQ